A region of Carnobacterium gallinarum DSM 4847 DNA encodes the following proteins:
- a CDS encoding lipoate--protein ligase gives MYFVNNDEITDPRINLAIETFLLKNLTLDEPILLFYINEPSIIIGRNQNTIEEINTEYVEKNHIHVVRRLSGGGAVYHDFGNLSFSFIMPDDGNSFRDFAKFTEPVIASLHKMGVEGAELKGRNDLVIDDKKFSGNAMYATSGRMFAHGTIMFDSDIEAVVGALKVRKDKIESKGIKSIRSRVTNIKPYLSDDYQYISTKEFRNQLLLSIFGVEKRDEVKEYHLTQDDWNKIHEISNEYYGNWDWNYGKSPKFELNRRQRFPIGSIEFKMNVEKGHLKEVRIFGDFFGLGEISDVEKILEGTKYDRGEINERLNQIDIKKYFGNIEKEDLLNLIY, from the coding sequence ATGTATTTTGTAAATAACGATGAAATTACAGACCCACGAATTAATCTTGCAATTGAAACGTTCTTATTGAAAAACCTTACGTTAGATGAACCAATTTTACTATTTTATATTAATGAACCTTCTATTATTATTGGTCGTAATCAAAATACCATTGAAGAAATTAATACAGAGTATGTTGAAAAAAATCATATTCATGTGGTTCGCCGCTTGTCAGGTGGCGGAGCCGTTTATCATGACTTTGGCAATTTATCCTTTAGTTTTATTATGCCAGATGATGGCAATTCTTTCCGTGACTTTGCAAAGTTCACTGAACCAGTAATCGCTTCTTTACACAAAATGGGTGTAGAAGGAGCCGAATTAAAAGGTCGGAATGACTTAGTTATTGATGACAAAAAGTTTTCTGGGAATGCGATGTATGCAACAAGTGGCCGAATGTTTGCTCATGGGACTATTATGTTTGATAGTGATATAGAAGCCGTTGTAGGAGCGCTAAAAGTACGTAAAGACAAGATTGAATCGAAGGGTATTAAATCAATTAGAAGCCGTGTAACGAACATTAAACCCTATTTAAGTGATGATTACCAATATATTTCAACAAAAGAATTTAGAAATCAATTATTATTAAGTATTTTTGGTGTGGAAAAACGTGATGAAGTGAAAGAGTATCATTTAACGCAGGATGATTGGAATAAAATTCATGAAATTTCCAATGAATATTATGGAAATTGGGATTGGAATTATGGAAAATCGCCAAAATTTGAATTAAATCGTCGACAACGTTTTCCAATTGGATCAATTGAATTTAAAATGAATGTTGAAAAAGGTCATTTAAAAGAAGTTCGCATTTTTGGTGATTTCTTTGGATTAGGTGAAATTTCGGATGTTGAAAAAATTCTTGAAGGCACAAAATATGATCGTGGAGAAATTAATGAGAGATTAAATCAAATCGATATAAAAAAATATTTTGGCAATATTGAAAAAGAAGATTTATTAAATTTAATTTATTAA
- a CDS encoding DUF3899 domain-containing protein produces the protein MKYSKKITLLIGLPLLFTLLWQLVQFQKVTFLETSNLCFLFAGILLIIGLFWYTLSSGVFDFFNFSMKKSAHIIKGGSEKLEVKPLSKSVGTGYKTVLLAGTILLGISILSLVGFYL, from the coding sequence ATGAAATACTCAAAAAAAATAACCCTTCTAATTGGATTGCCACTTTTATTCACTTTATTATGGCAACTTGTTCAGTTTCAAAAAGTAACCTTCCTAGAAACATCAAATCTTTGTTTTCTATTTGCTGGTATTTTATTGATTATTGGTCTTTTCTGGTACACCCTGTCTTCTGGAGTTTTCGATTTTTTTAATTTTAGTATGAAAAAAAGTGCTCATATCATTAAAGGTGGTTCTGAAAAACTAGAAGTTAAGCCACTTTCTAAATCTGTTGGAACTGGTTACAAAACTGTTTTGCTGGCAGGAACAATTCTATTAGGTATCAGTATCCTTTCTCTAGTAGGCTTTTATCTCTAA
- the trpS gene encoding tryptophan--tRNA ligase codes for METIFSGIQPSGTPTIGNYIGAMKQFIALQEEYNCYYCIVDEHAITVPQDRLKLRKQTKSLAALYLAVGLNPEKSTIFIQSEVPAHTQAAWIVQCNIPLGELERMTQFKDKSSKSGRTSVSAGLLTYPPLMVADIILYQSNLVPVGEDQKQHLELTRDFVDRFNNKYSNGEPILTLPEVKIPKFGGRIMSLQEPTKKMSKSDTNQKGFISMLDEPTVIRKKLKSAVTDSSGVIEYDVENKPGISNLLTIFSSFSGESIENLVARYAGAGYGTFKDELADAVIAVMEPIQERYNDLLTSDELTTILDNGALAANTVANKTLRKMKNAVGLGRK; via the coding sequence ATGGAAACTATTTTTTCCGGCATTCAGCCTAGTGGCACACCAACAATTGGAAACTATATTGGTGCCATGAAACAATTTATCGCTTTGCAAGAAGAATACAATTGCTATTATTGTATTGTTGATGAACATGCAATTACGGTTCCACAAGATCGCTTAAAATTAAGAAAACAAACAAAGAGTTTAGCTGCACTTTATTTAGCAGTCGGGTTAAACCCAGAAAAATCAACTATTTTTATTCAATCTGAGGTACCTGCTCACACTCAAGCAGCATGGATTGTTCAATGTAACATACCTTTAGGTGAATTAGAACGGATGACTCAATTTAAAGATAAATCTTCTAAATCTGGTCGTACTAGTGTCAGTGCTGGTCTGTTAACTTATCCACCTCTAATGGTAGCTGACATCATTTTGTACCAAAGTAATCTTGTTCCTGTTGGGGAAGATCAAAAACAACATTTAGAGCTAACAAGAGATTTTGTAGACCGCTTTAATAATAAATACAGTAACGGAGAGCCAATCCTGACTTTACCTGAAGTTAAAATACCTAAATTTGGTGGTAGAATTATGAGTCTTCAAGAACCTACTAAAAAGATGAGTAAATCAGACACTAATCAAAAAGGATTTATCTCTATGCTAGATGAACCTACTGTTATTCGCAAAAAACTAAAAAGCGCAGTCACTGATTCAAGTGGTGTAATTGAGTATGATGTTGAGAATAAACCGGGAATCTCTAATTTATTAACTATTTTCTCTTCTTTTTCTGGAGAATCAATTGAAAACCTTGTTGCTCGTTATGCTGGAGCTGGTTATGGAACCTTTAAAGACGAACTAGCAGATGCTGTCATTGCTGTGATGGAACCCATTCAAGAGCGTTACAACGATTTGTTAACATCTGATGAATTAACCACTATTTTAGATAATGGTGCATTAGCTGCAAATACAGTAGCTAACAAAACTCTAAGAAAAATGAAAAATGCCGTTGGTCTAGGCCGAAAATAA